One Helianthus annuus cultivar XRQ/B chromosome 7, HanXRQr2.0-SUNRISE, whole genome shotgun sequence genomic region harbors:
- the LOC110866943 gene encoding prothymosin alpha-B-like, which produces MVNAEDVQEQDIEDVIDEQGQDFKLVGESSEPFDINEVLRRVNVIQRKRKAKEMLLLVWKTQQFVLVGKPSSVPYSIKEIARQIKIKERRRKAKIARGEIVDDDSDIELFGDEEEDEDDNDVDSDNKDDKGDDDDDQGASGLLIGNPNVQERIEELLNDEINEQEDDP; this is translated from the coding sequence ATGGTAAATGCTGAAGATGTTCAGGAACAAGACATTGAAGATGTTATTGATGAACAAGGTCAAGACTTCAAGCTGGTTGGTGAGTCTTCTGAACCCTTTGATATTAATGAAGTTCTTCGGAGAGTAAATGTTATTCAAAGGAAAAGAAAAGCAAAAGAAATGTTGTTGTTAGTATGGAAGACACAGCAGTTTGTTCTTGTTGGTAAACCATCCTCAGTTCCTTATAGCATCAAAGAAATTGCTCGCCAAATCAAGATCAAAGAAAGGCGAAGAAAAGCTAAGATAGCACGTGGagagattgttgatgatgattctgatATAGAATTGTTtggagatgaagaagaagatgaagatgataatGATGTCGATTCAGATAATAAAGATGACAAGGgtgatgatgacgatgatcaGGGTGCTTCTGGGTTATTGATTGGGAATCCTAATGTTCAAGAAAGGATTGAAGAGTTGCTGAATGATGAAATCAATGAACAGGAGGATGATCCATAA